Genomic segment of Geminocystis herdmanii PCC 6308:
TTACGATCGAAAGTATAAATAATAAAATACTGGTGGCAAATACTAATAAAAAATAGTTAGGATGAATCAGTAAATAAAGCTCTCCTGTTGCCCAATATTTAAACAGTAATAATGACCAGAGAAAAATAGCTATTATATCAAAATAATTATACCAAGATTCTGTCAGTTTTAGAGTATTCATTTCATTGAATAATTGATAATTTTATATATAAAAATGTTAAATAATTTGATTTTATTTATGAGATTAAGATTGTCATTAATTTGCTTTTTTTTACAATAAAAATATCTCAAAATATTACTCATTGCCTATTCTCTATTCCTTACTTTCATCAATATCAAATTATTTCCATGATTCGTATAATTAATAAAAATAGCTATAAGATAAAGTAAAAATAAAAGTTAATTGAGCGACAATTGCCATTAAATAAAATATCATTCTCGGTTTAAAAATAGACAACATTAATCCCATAGCTTTTATATCAATCATAGGACCAAAAACTAAAAAAGCAACTAAAGAAGCCGTGGTAAAAGTAGAAGCAAAAGACAGCACAAAAAATGAATCAACGGTAGAACAAATGGAAACCACCCCTGCTAAAATCATCATAGCAATAATCGAAGTAATGGGGTCTTGTCCTAAATTTAAAATAATTTCTCTGGGTACAAAAACTTGTATAGAAGCTGCGATCGCACTCCCTAAAATTAATACTCCGCCTAACTCTCTTAACTCAACTTGCACATTATTAATAAACAAATCCCACTTCTGCCATAAAGACATTTCCGCCTTTTTTTTATCCTTATCTGTCAATAAGTTTTCATCCATTTTAATGGTTTTTCCACCACTACCCAGAATAAAACTACCACTTTGCAACAAACTATATTCTTTAACCGTTTCATTCCTCAATTTTTCAGCTTTTACCTCCTCAGCTTCCGCCATTAACGCAGTTATCCGTTTTGCCAATAAAGGTTTTAACAAAGGACGAGGGTCTCGTTGTAAACTAAAGATACAACCCATAGTAATAGCAATAATTAGGGAAAAAATTACCCTTAACCACACAATCTGAGGTTGTCCTCTAAATGCAACATAAGTTGACCACAGTACGATCGGATTAATCGTAGGCGCAGCCAATAAAAAAGACACCGCCACCGATGTCGGTAAACCCTTGAGAAGAAATCTTCGAGCTACAGGCACATTTCCACATTCACAGACTGGGAAGAAAAAGCCAAAAATACTACCAATAACCGCCCCCAAAAAGGGATTTTTCGGTAACTTGCTAATTAAACTACTTTCATCTAAAAAGAAAATTAAACTACTAGATAACAATACCCCCATCAAAAGAAAAGGCATTGCTTCCACCAGCAAACTGGTAAATAAAGTAAAAGCTGATTGAATTTGAGTCATAGGAATAAAATGGAGAAGTCAAAAATTAGATATTAGTAGGTATTAGGATGTTAGGGGAATAAGAATTGTTCAATCTTTACAGTATATCGTAGGGGCAGAATAATATTCTGCCCACCCTCATCAAAAGCCTTTTTCTGCAAATCCGAATTAATTTGCTTCCATAATTCTTTTTGTTTTGACATATTCTCGAAAAACTGCCGATAACTGAAATAAGGTTTTATCTTGTTCTATTATTGTGATTAAATACCTATTTTTTAGAGAATTTAACCCGTTAATAAAATCCATTGAAGATAAATCTAAATTAGTTTTTAACTCCTGTCTTGTCATCGGCTTTTCATATTTGACAAATTCATGAATAATCTTCTTTTCTACATCACATAAACGATTAAATATATTATCTAATAAGAGAAGAACGTATTTTAAAAATGATGGAAGAAGATGCTTCCTTATCCCTATTATTAGCCATCATTCATTTTGAGTGGACGGTTCGCCGTGCTATCATTGCTTTAGGTACTTCTCCTAATGTGGAAATCAGAAAGAAATTAAGGGATTGTCATGGGGCGGAGAAATATAAGGCGGTTTGGAAGGATGAAGTTTTCCCTCAAAAAAATAAAAGACTCCCCGAAGTTGTCACAGATTGGGAAGGATTATTAAAGGCTTGGAGTTTGCGTCATCGCTTGATTCATGGGGCTTCTTCTTGCGGTAAAGATTATGCTAAAGACAAAGTTATTTCTGCCCTTCACGCCTCAAAGGATATTCGTGATTTTGCATCATCTAACAAAGTCGATTTAGACGCTCGATTACCCGTGAAGAAAAAGAAATTAGAATTATCAGTAGATTGAATAGGGAAAACGAGTTATGGCGAGTATAATATAAAGAAGGAAATGATGCCAAAGACTATCAAGAAAATGAAATTTTAAAATATAAAATGATTATTCAATGGTCTGATATTGATAACTGTTACTTAGTTGGGTTTCCTGATTTTGAAGGGCAACAATGGCGCACTCATGGTGATACTTATGAGGAAGCCTTCCAAAATGGTATCGAAGTTTTAGAATTGTTAATTGAGGATTATCAACTATCAGGAGAAACTTTACCAATACCTAGTATTTTAAAAGAAAAGGTTGCTTAAATTGAAAGTAAATTACTGCTGTAGTGTTTCTAATTGTAAAAATTTGATCTCCCCTACTGCCTTAAACAAAGAGGGAATATTATTTTAAATTTTGGAGATGTCTATTAAACAAGGAGAATTTGCACATCATCGCCGATTTCGATTAAATTTGTACCGATAGGAATTATCCCCAAGGCATTGACTCCTTTTAAATTGACTAAGTTTCCTGAACTATGAGAACCTTGAGCAATGGTAAAGTGATAATATCCCCCGATAAGGTTAACATTTCCCCATAAATAAGTTTCTCGATTGCCGTCACTGCGTAAATGGTTATGGGTGATACCTCGCACGATCGAACAAGGGCTATAATTAATATTACCTGATAGCTTTTCCATGGCACTTTTAAGTAAACGCCAACAAGTCACCATCGTAGAAACAGGATTCCCCGGAATACCGAAATATAACTTATCTCCGAAAGTTGCTACTGTTAAAGGCTTACCCGGTTTCATCGCCACTTTTTTCACCCTAATATCTCCCCCCAACTTAGTTAAAACTTTATCAACATAATCATACTCTCCCACCGACACCCCTCCTGTGGAAATCACCCAATCAGCTTTTTCTAAGGCTTGAGAGATGGCATTTTCTAAAGCAGTTTCATCATCTGGAATAATTCCTAAAGGTAAGGGAATACCGCCATTTTGTTGGATAAAACTAGCTAAAAGATATTGATTCGAGTCGATAATTTGCCCTTTTTGTAAGGGTTTATCAGGGGTAATTAATTCATCCCCAGTGGATAAAATAGCAATAATGGGCGATCGAACTACAGGAATATTTAAACATTGAGCCGTTGCCAAAATAGCTATTTCGGGAGGATTTATCTTCATTCCTGCGGATAATAACACATCTCCAGCTTGATAAAAAGAGCCTTTTTGTCTCACAAAATCTTGCAAAATTGTTGACGAAAAAATCAACACATTTTCCCCTTGTCGTTGTGTATTCTCCTGAATTATTATGGTATCAGCACCATCAGGCAACATTCCTCCCGTAAAAATTCTAGCGGTTTCCCCTTCCTGAATCTTTTTTTGAGGGCAATAACCAGCGGGGATTTCTTCCACTATCTTTAAACTTACAGGATTTTTTTTACTTGCCATCGACACATCTTTATATTTGACAGCATAACCATCCATCGCCGAATTATCCCAATAAGGAAAATCCAAGCCAGAAGTAATATTTTCCCCTAGAATACGATGGGTAACTTGATGAAGGGTTACTACTTCTTTTTCTTGTAGCGGTTTAACTAAATCGAGAATAATTTTTTCTACTTCCGTAACAGTCAGCATATATCCATTAATTGAACAATGCCCATTATTATAGGTCGATCGAGCTATTAATCACAAAATTGATTATTCTGTAATTAATAAATAATAAAAATATCAAATAGTGAAATATCATATAAAAATAATCGCAACCATTTCTGAATTAGAATCTTTAGGAGAAGTCTTATTCGACTATGAAGCAAAAATCTCAAAATACGGCAATCTATTATAAACCTGATGGATACACCACTCAAGGAAAAAGACTATTAGGCAGACAGTCGGCAGGAGAAAGTTTTTTAAAAGCCTATATTCAATCTTCTCCAAAAGATATTCTTTATTGTCATAGTGATAATTATGAGGAATTTTGTCATTTTCAGCAAACTACAACCCCTTGGTTAAAAAATTCTGTTAATTTTGACTTCATTTCTACTACTGAATCTTATCAATTAGCTAAGGTTGGTAATCTTTATATTCCCAGTCCTAACATATCACAGTTTGCATGGTCAAGAAGATTTTATGACCAAAGAAGTTATAGTATTTGTGGAGTTACCCATACGATCACATCTAAAGAAGCTATTAGTAGTATAAGCAACCTAATCACCGCACCAATACAACCTTGGGATGCTTTAATTTGTACATCTAATGCCGTTAAAATTGCCGTTGATAAAATACTTCATGATTGGGGAGAATATTTAGCACAAAGATTAAACTGTAAAATAGATGTAGAATTAAAGTTACCTGTTATTCCATTAGGAGTTGAATCAGAAAAATTTGAGTATAATTCTGATTTTAGAAACACCATTAGGCAAAGACTGAATATAACAGAAGAAGATATAGTTATTTTATTTCTTGGTCGTCTAGTATTTTACGCTAAAGCTCATCCTGTGCCAATGTATTTAGCCATAGAAAAAGCTGTCAAAAAAATTAACCATCAAGGAAAAATTTACCTAATCCAATGCGGTTGGTTTGAAGATGAAAAAGAAGAAAAAACCTTTAAGGAAAGTGCTAAACAATTTGCCCCTTCTATTAACCATATATTTTTAAACGGAAAAAATCAAGAAATTCGTCAAAAAATTTGGTCTTCTGCGGATATATTTATTTCTTTAGTTGATAATATTCAAGAAACTTTTGGATTAACCCCCATTGAAGCCATGGCGGCAGGTTTACCCGTAATAGTTTCTGATTGGAATGGGTATCAAGAATCTATTCGTCATGACATTGATGGTTTTCGCATTTCTACGGTTATACCTGAGAAAAATAATGCTTTCGATTTAGCTAGTTATTATCATTCTGATTCGATTAATTATAGTCGTTATATTGCACAGGCTTGTTTTGCAACCATGGTTAATATTGATGAATGTACCACTGCTTTAGTTAAATTAATAGATAATCCTGATTTGAGAAAAAAAATGGGTGAAAATGGGAAACAAAGAGTTAAGGATATTTATGATTGGCAAAATGTGATTAAATCTTATCAACAATTATGGGAAGAATTAGCCGAAATTAGAAACATAAAAGCAATGTCTGTACCCGTAAAAAAAGGTACTCCTTTTCATCCTTTATGTGATGATCCTTTTAATTTATTTAGCCATTATAGTACCCATCATCTTCATCCAGAAACTAACCTACAATTAAGCCTGATGGCTAATGATATATCTTTACAAAAAATTCGCAGTATTTGGGCGACAAATTTTGGAGCAAATTCTCGTTTATCTAATGATATTATCGATCGAATTATTGCTGATTTAAGCATTAATAAAACTCTCAAAGTTGCTTATTTTATAGAAGTTTATGGAGCTGAAAATACTCCCCTATTAATAAGAACTTTAATGTATTTACTTAAATTTGATATTCTAATGATAAGTCATTAAAAATTCTTACAAATTATTCTTGTTCATCTTTTACTACTAAAGGAGTGCGATCGCAATTCCACGCCCACCATACTTGATCACACTCACACATATAAAACTCTTGCCATTTTCTGGTATAATCTTCCATCATCACGGGAGAATAACGATTAAGCCATACTTTTTTCGCTTGACGAGAATCACCATGACAACGAGGACAATTAAATGATAAAGCATGAGTAGCAGTTTTTGTCCATTCAGGAGCAACACGAGCAAAGGCTTCCATATCGAATAAAATATGATAAAAAATGATCCCTAATTATACGCTAATATACATCTACACATAATTGTATTTAAAAAAACTAACTGATTTTCTTTTTCTTCTCCTCTTATCGATTGATATAATTAAGACGAAAAATTAATCTAATTTAAAACTACTAATTTTTTAATAAAAAAACTTAAATTAACTATAGCCAAAAATTCTTAAAACAAATTTAATCATTTCTTAACTTAAAAATTTCATAAATAGTTGAATTTTTTTAAAACTTGATGCTAGACTGATAGCAAAATTTGAAGATTAATCAAGATTATGGTTCAAGGAATCACTAAGCCTGTAGCGGATACACTGTCCACAGAAGAACTGCAAAAAATTCACGCCTATTGGCGCGCTTGTAATTATTTAGCAGTAGGGATGATTTATCTACAAGACAATCCCTTACTCAAAGAACATTTAAAACCTGAACACGTTAAAAATCGCCTTTTAGGACACTGGGGATCGAGTCCGGGGTTAAGTTTTGTCTATACTCACCTCAATCGCCTCATCAATAAATACGATCTCAACATGGTGTATTTAGCAGGACCCGGTCATGGTGCGCCCGGTATTTTAGGACCAGTTTATTTAGAAGGTACTTACTCGGAAATTTATCCTGATAAAAGCCTTGATGAAGAAGGAATGCAGAAGTTTTTTAAACAGTTTTCTTTCCCCGGCCACATCGGCAGTCACGTTACCCCTGAAACCCCCGGTTCAATCCATGAAGGAGGGGAGTTAGGTTATAGTTTATCCCATGGCTACGGCTCAATTTTAGATAATCCCGATTTGATCTCTGTGGTAATGGTGGGAGATGGTGAATCGGAAACAGGTCCTTTGGCTACTTCTTGGCACTCTAACAAGTTTATCAACCCCATTCGTGATGGTGCGGTATTACCAATTTTGCACTTAAACGGTTATAAGATTGCGAACCCCACTATTCTTTCTCGAATTTCCCATGAGGAATTAGAAGCACTTTTCATCGGTTACGGTTATGAACCTTATTTCGTGGAAGGATCAGACCCGATGGACATGCACCAGAAAATGGCAGCAACTCTTGAGGAATGTGTCAGCAAAATTAGGGCTATTCAAGAAGAATGTCGTAATAGTGGCGTTCCTAAGCGTCCTCGTTGGCCTATGATTGTTTTTAGGTCTCCCAAAGGTTGGACAGGACCTAAAGATGTGGACGGAAAGAAAATGGAAGGTTTTTGGCGATCGCACCAAGTACCTATGGGAGAAATGCACAGTAATCCTGAACATCTGAGACTCTTAGAAGAATGGATGAAAAGCTATAAACCCGAAGAATTATTCGATGAAAATGGTTGTTTAATGCCCGAATTACAAGCATTAGCACCCAAGGGCGATCGACGCATGAGTTCTAATCCCATTGCCAACGGCGGTTTACTCAGAAAAGATTTAAACTTACCTGATTTTCGTGATCCTACCTATGCCGTAGAAATTCCCTCCCCCGGTACAGTGGAAGTGGAAAACACCAAAATTATGGGTATCTTTTTGCGGGATGTGATGAGAAATAATATGCACAGTTTTCGAGTATTTGGACCCGATGAAACTGCCTCTAACCGCTTAAATCCCATTTACGAGGTGTCGAAAAAAGTCTGGATGGCGGACTATTTACCCGAAGATGCTGACGGGGGCGAATTGTCTCCTGATGGTAGAGTAATGGAAATGTTGAGCGAACACACCCTCGAAGGTTGGTTAGAAACCTATCTTTTAACAGGCAGACACGGCTTATTCCATACCTACGAAGCCTTTGCCCACGTTATCGACTCCATGTTTAACCAACACGCAAAATGGTTAGATATTTGTAAAAATCATGTGCCTTGGCGGGCTCCCGTTTCTTCTTTAAATATTCTTTTATCTTCTACTGTATGGAGACAAGATCACAACGGTTTTTCTCATCAAGATCCGGGTTTTGTGGATTTAGTCACTAATAAAAGTGCAGATGTAACCCGTGTTTATTTTCCCCCTGATGCGAACTGTTTATTAAGTGTGATTGATCACTGTTTACGCAGTAAGGATTATGTTAACGTTATCGTTGCGGATAAACAAAAACATTTGCAATATTTGACGATCGACGAAGCAGTGAAACACTGTACCAAAGGTATCGGTATTTGGGAATGGGCGAGTAATGATGATCAAGGTGTTTCTCCCGACGAACCAGATGTAATTATGGCTTCCTGCGGTGATGTGCCTACCAAAGAATCTTTAGCCGCTACCCAAATTTTACGCCGTGAATGTCCTGAATTAAAAGTGCGCTTTATCAATGTGGTGGACATCTTTAAATTACAAGATGATACCGAACACCCCCACGGTTTATCTCGCCGTGATTTCAACACTTTATTTACGGAAGACAAGCCCATTATTTTCAATTTCCATGGCTATCCTTGGTTAATTCATAAATTAGCTTATCGTCATATTCATAACGATCGACTCCATGTGAGAGGTTATAAAGAGGAAGGTAATATTAACACCCCCCTTGAATTGGCTATCAAAAACCAGATCGATCGATTTAACCTTGTAATTGATGTGATCGATAGAGTACCCAAATTAGGCTCTCGTGCGGCATACTTAAAAGAACGTATGAAAAATGAGATTATTGATAACTTAAATTACGCCCATACCCACGGTATCGATAAAACAGAAATGAATCATTGGAAATGGGAAGGCTAAACTAAGTATTAAGTATTAAGTATTAAGTATTAAGTTTAATTGTATAATTAAAATCAGTTTTCTTTTGGCTTTGCTCTGTGGAATGTCAGTTTAATGTATAATAATTTAAACTATGGGCTTGTTCCCTTACCTAACCCTTCCGTTGATTGATAATAATAATGAGTGATTATATTTTTGGTAGAGTTTTAACCGCAATGGTGACACCCTTTAAGGAGGATTTGTCAATAAATTATGATGTTGCAGAAAAATTAGCTGATCATTTAGTGAATAATGGTAGTGACGGCTTAGTTATTTGTGGCACTACGGGGGAATCTCCTTCTTTGGAAGACGATGAAAAATATGAGTTACTCAAAGTTGTTAAAAAGGCGGTGGGCGATCGTGCTAAGATTGTCATGGGTACTGGTTCAAATTCTACGGCTAAAGCCATTAAAGACACTCAAAAAGCGAGTAAAATAGGTATTGACGGCAGTTTGCAAGTTGTGCCTTATTATAATAAACCGCCCCAAGAAGGCTTATATCAACACTTTAGCTCGATCGCGCAATCTTGTCCTGATGTGCCGATGATGTTGTATAATATACCGGGGAGGACAGGTAAAAATTTAGAAGCGGAAACTACAGCAAAATTAGCTCAAGATTTGGATAATATCGTAGCGGTAAAAGAAGCTAGTGCAGATTTGGAACAAACTGCTAAAATAAGAATACTTGCTCCTTCAGATTTTTTAATTTATTCAGGAGAAGACTTTTTAACCTTACCTATGATGACAGTAGGAAGCGTTGGAGTGGTAAGTGTAGCTAGTCATTTAGTGGGAAATCAAATGCAAACTATGATTAAAGCATACGAAGAAGGTAATAATTTGTTAGCTCAGAAAATTCAACAAAAATTATATAGTTTATTTAAAGTTATTTTTTGCAATACTAACCCGATTCCTGTTAAATATGCCCTACAATTACAAGGTTGGGATGTCGGGGGTGTCAGATTGCCTTTAACTTCTCTACTGCCGAATCAACAACAAGAAGTAGAAAAAGTTTTACAAAGTTTAGAGTTATTATAAATAGTAAAATCTTAAAATAATTAGCTAATTGTTACTATTTAAAAATTATAAAAAAGTTTTTCAGTTAATGAAAGAGAGAGAATAAATTTATGTTTTTGAGGAGGGAATAATTCATGTATTTAACATGATGTTAATAGAAATAGAGCAACCCTATTAAGGTGTCAAGTTTTAAAAGATTTGAACACTTTGATATAAATAAATCAACTCTCATGAATGATTTAGGATTGCTAAGGTAAATCAATAATTGATTGATTCGTGAATAGGAGAGATTCTATTTTGAAGGAAAAAAAATGAAGGTAAATATATAAAAATTAGGAGAAATCAGGACAAAATCCTTTGCGTCTTTGCGTCTTTGCGTGAAAAATTAATCCCTAAAAATATATAACCAAACTTTTTCTTTAAATTGTCAAAACTTAGTCAAAAATAGGAATAAATATG
This window contains:
- a CDS encoding permease; translation: MTQIQSAFTLFTSLLVEAMPFLLMGVLLSSSLIFFLDESSLISKLPKNPFLGAVIGSIFGFFFPVCECGNVPVARRFLLKGLPTSVAVSFLLAAPTINPIVLWSTYVAFRGQPQIVWLRVIFSLIIAITMGCIFSLQRDPRPLLKPLLAKRITALMAEAEEVKAEKLRNETVKEYSLLQSGSFILGSGGKTIKMDENLLTDKDKKKAEMSLWQKWDLFINNVQVELRELGGVLILGSAIAASIQVFVPREIILNLGQDPITSIIAMMILAGVVSICSTVDSFFVLSFASTFTTASLVAFLVFGPMIDIKAMGLMLSIFKPRMIFYLMAIVAQLTFIFTLSYSYFY
- a CDS encoding type II toxin-antitoxin system HicB family antitoxin, which translates into the protein MIIQWSDIDNCYLVGFPDFEGQQWRTHGDTYEEAFQNGIEVLELLIEDYQLSGETLPIPSILKEKVA
- a CDS encoding molybdopterin molybdotransferase MoeA — encoded protein: MLTVTEVEKIILDLVKPLQEKEVVTLHQVTHRILGENITSGLDFPYWDNSAMDGYAVKYKDVSMASKKNPVSLKIVEEIPAGYCPQKKIQEGETARIFTGGMLPDGADTIIIQENTQRQGENVLIFSSTILQDFVRQKGSFYQAGDVLLSAGMKINPPEIAILATAQCLNIPVVRSPIIAILSTGDELITPDKPLQKGQIIDSNQYLLASFIQQNGGIPLPLGIIPDDETALENAISQALEKADWVISTGGVSVGEYDYVDKVLTKLGGDIRVKKVAMKPGKPLTVATFGDKLYFGIPGNPVSTMVTCWRLLKSAMEKLSGNINYSPCSIVRGITHNHLRSDGNRETYLWGNVNLIGGYYHFTIAQGSHSSGNLVNLKGVNALGIIPIGTNLIEIGDDVQILLV
- a CDS encoding glycosyltransferase family 4 protein translates to MKQKSQNTAIYYKPDGYTTQGKRLLGRQSAGESFLKAYIQSSPKDILYCHSDNYEEFCHFQQTTTPWLKNSVNFDFISTTESYQLAKVGNLYIPSPNISQFAWSRRFYDQRSYSICGVTHTITSKEAISSISNLITAPIQPWDALICTSNAVKIAVDKILHDWGEYLAQRLNCKIDVELKLPVIPLGVESEKFEYNSDFRNTIRQRLNITEEDIVILFLGRLVFYAKAHPVPMYLAIEKAVKKINHQGKIYLIQCGWFEDEKEEKTFKESAKQFAPSINHIFLNGKNQEIRQKIWSSADIFISLVDNIQETFGLTPIEAMAAGLPVIVSDWNGYQESIRHDIDGFRISTVIPEKNNAFDLASYYHSDSINYSRYIAQACFATMVNIDECTTALVKLIDNPDLRKKMGENGKQRVKDIYDWQNVIKSYQQLWEELAEIRNIKAMSVPVKKGTPFHPLCDDPFNLFSHYSTHHLHPETNLQLSLMANDISLQKIRSIWATNFGANSRLSNDIIDRIIADLSINKTLKVAYFIEVYGAENTPLLIRTLMYLLKFDILMISH
- a CDS encoding phosphoketolase family protein gives rise to the protein MVQGITKPVADTLSTEELQKIHAYWRACNYLAVGMIYLQDNPLLKEHLKPEHVKNRLLGHWGSSPGLSFVYTHLNRLINKYDLNMVYLAGPGHGAPGILGPVYLEGTYSEIYPDKSLDEEGMQKFFKQFSFPGHIGSHVTPETPGSIHEGGELGYSLSHGYGSILDNPDLISVVMVGDGESETGPLATSWHSNKFINPIRDGAVLPILHLNGYKIANPTILSRISHEELEALFIGYGYEPYFVEGSDPMDMHQKMAATLEECVSKIRAIQEECRNSGVPKRPRWPMIVFRSPKGWTGPKDVDGKKMEGFWRSHQVPMGEMHSNPEHLRLLEEWMKSYKPEELFDENGCLMPELQALAPKGDRRMSSNPIANGGLLRKDLNLPDFRDPTYAVEIPSPGTVEVENTKIMGIFLRDVMRNNMHSFRVFGPDETASNRLNPIYEVSKKVWMADYLPEDADGGELSPDGRVMEMLSEHTLEGWLETYLLTGRHGLFHTYEAFAHVIDSMFNQHAKWLDICKNHVPWRAPVSSLNILLSSTVWRQDHNGFSHQDPGFVDLVTNKSADVTRVYFPPDANCLLSVIDHCLRSKDYVNVIVADKQKHLQYLTIDEAVKHCTKGIGIWEWASNDDQGVSPDEPDVIMASCGDVPTKESLAATQILRRECPELKVRFINVVDIFKLQDDTEHPHGLSRRDFNTLFTEDKPIIFNFHGYPWLIHKLAYRHIHNDRLHVRGYKEEGNINTPLELAIKNQIDRFNLVIDVIDRVPKLGSRAAYLKERMKNEIIDNLNYAHTHGIDKTEMNHWKWEG
- the dapA gene encoding 4-hydroxy-tetrahydrodipicolinate synthase, yielding MSDYIFGRVLTAMVTPFKEDLSINYDVAEKLADHLVNNGSDGLVICGTTGESPSLEDDEKYELLKVVKKAVGDRAKIVMGTGSNSTAKAIKDTQKASKIGIDGSLQVVPYYNKPPQEGLYQHFSSIAQSCPDVPMMLYNIPGRTGKNLEAETTAKLAQDLDNIVAVKEASADLEQTAKIRILAPSDFLIYSGEDFLTLPMMTVGSVGVVSVASHLVGNQMQTMIKAYEEGNNLLAQKIQQKLYSLFKVIFCNTNPIPVKYALQLQGWDVGGVRLPLTSLLPNQQQEVEKVLQSLELL